Genomic segment of Salvia hispanica cultivar TCC Black 2014 chromosome 2, UniMelb_Shisp_WGS_1.0, whole genome shotgun sequence:
CGGGTGGTGGTGGCATTGGTGGCGATCTTGCGGGAGAAGGCTAGGCAACAAAGCACAAGTCGCGTGCACCCAGTATTCGCAGGTGTTGCACACATACGCCATGTCCTTGTCTTGATCAGTGCCACAACCATCACACATAAATTGAAAAGCTTGCTTCCTCATCAGTGTCAATGGATGGATGTGACTCGGGTGTTGCAGCTCTACTCTCTCCTTCGACAACCCTGATTTTGTGCATTTTACGTGAATGTCAAAATCACAACTATCACACCTATACCCTACCTTTCTAGTCATTGTGTTTATACAAAGATCACACGTGTAATATGCTGGAAGTTGCCGATAATCAAGTAGGGTAAGAGGATGCATAAGGTGAGAGGGATCCGAAAGTATTCGAGGTAACTCTCCACATCTTTTATGGAGGATAACTCGAGCACTATCACTACGATTACATTGATGTTGCTTGCAAGCATATGCTAACTCCCAATTACTTACAACATTACCACACACGTAACATTCTAAACTCTCCCTATCATAATGTTTGGTGAGAAGCAAAGGatgttgatgaaaaaaaaaattaaagactTCTCCATATTAAAATCcctatataaaataaatcacaaaactAGAGAAAACATGCTTAGATACAAGCCAAAATATATGTGACGTGTGACTTGTGTGCATCAATGGATCAAGAAATCACAAAAGTAATTTAAGAAAGACGAAATAAGTAGTAACATTAATAGTCGAGAGCTATATATGTGGGGTGAAAATTGTGTAAATGTTTGAATGGATACCTCTGCCATGATCaccacaatatatatatgtggggtgaaaattgtgtaaatttattgaattacgGTACCTttcaaatataagaaaaagcCTTTGGTACGATTTTAgatttagattaattttacACAAAACATGTGATTGCTCAAAAGAAATATGCTTAGATTTATAGTAAagcaaataatattatcttttttaaagtataaaatagATGTGTATCTTTTTTCACTAAAGTTAATAGTGGGCCttacttataaattaatcTCCCAACGAAAGTTGAGTATCTCGAGATTGATACAGATTTGAAAAGTTTACAAGAGACTTccaagtatatattttattcgaTACAATCTCATTTGAGAACAATGGTATACACATGCAATCGTCTATATTACAAAAGAAGTATGCTTAGATTTATAGCAAAGCAAATAGGagtactatctttttttttaagtatagaGTAGATGGGGCCGGCcttctatatataaattaatccTCCCAGTGAAAGTGTATTGTCATGTTCCTTTTCTTTCAatcaaaaacatcaaaatcaaatatcaagaCATCAAAAGAATGAATGATTCTATCCCAAATGAGGAATTTACAAACATCTTCAAACCATTCCTCAACTTGTCAGGATCTAAACATCCCCTTCTCCTTCGACAAAACCCCTCTTATTCGttcctcttcatcttctttgcatcttcttcatcttaaAGCCAAAAATGCCCGATTAATTTATCCCTCCAAAGAGTTGATTCAGAATCATACAAGCTCGACTTGAGTTCCCAAAACCTCTTCATCCatttaaaaagtactccctccgtccccgattaagagtcacactttgaatcgggcacgaattttaagaaatgtaaagaaaagttggttgaaaaaattagtggaagtaggacccatttttttatattagttttatactccctccgtcccagtttaagagtcacattttgtcataaAAGTTCGTCCCAGTttaggagtcacatttagaattttccatattttgacataaaattttaccccattattcatcaaaattacacccaaatgtcattatctacataaaaataaactaaaaaagaaaaatccaGAAGTCAAACCATCTCACTttccaccaactcacttcatttattacacacaccaccatctcacttcatttattacacactccaccaatttttGAAACCTGTGCCATAACTAATTGGCACTCCtaaattgggacggagggattaatggcactcttaaactgggacggagggagtaataaaatgtgagtgaattgagttagtggaatatgagacctacttactatttatgataaaaatgaagtgtgactcttaactggggacggactaaaatggagaaatgtgactcttaatcggggacggagggagtaatagtaCTACTTTGCTTTGTGAATTGTGCGTAGCTTAAATTTTGGGTATGCATACTATTAAACTAATTACAAGAAAAAGGTACATGATCACATATGTATATAAGTACAAATGGCCAAATGGTCAAAACTAAGAAATATACATCCTTTTCGCTAACACTTTATCTCCACAAGTTACACAAACAACAAAGTAACATGATACACATTGAAATCCAAGACTGGCATAAACTTGTGTGTGACAAATGTCACACCATTTCTTGAGGGTGATGAAGTTATATCTGAGAGGGTGTGGGTGTAGAGAGTCCAACTCAAACCGACGCCCGAATTTGACGTTTCGATACCAACCAGATCCAGTCTCAAGACAACGAAAGTGGTAAGACTGATCGCATTGGCGGCAGTGATACATGGGTTTCTTGGGATACAATCTCCCTTCGCAAAACTCGCAATAGAAATCAGAGGGATGGTCTGTAGCGGCATTAAACGTCAACAGCAACGGGTGGTGATCCCACTTGGGCTTTCTTACACTCAGCGGTAGCTGAGTGCATTTCAAGTGCAATGCAAACTCGCAACCATCTTCGCTGCATCTATATCCAATATAGTCTGTGATGGTGGTATACTTTGAACAATGATAACACTTGTTGAACTGCGGCTTTGTGTATATCCTATTCTGCCCATGAGGAGTTTATGTTGAGGATGAGTTGCATATGTGATAGCACTTGGTAGAGATGCACACTTGACATCCATAATCATGCCACACTCTTCACAAATATACACCATACCATTTGTAGGATGTCTACAAAGGTCGCAGCAAATATAGGAGCAAGTCTCATCCATTTCTTTAGAGCTTGTATACATTGcgaatttatgatttttaccATCTGTTTTTGGGCACTCACCATATTGACAGGTGGatgatgatattttcttgGGCAACAAGTAGCAAATCGAGTGGATAAAATATTCGCAATCACTGCATTGGTAATATGGAGGAGAAGATATAGGTGTTACGCACACATCGCATATCTTTacctcttcatcttcatcctcGTCTTCCTCTAATGCTTTGCCCTTGccctcatcatcatcatctgaAACCAAACTCAAAGGATGTTTGtgataattgaataaatatgaataactTGCTGTTGTTTCTGCCATCTTTATGGTTGTTGGCATGTCATTCACATTAAGGATAGCAATGCCTTTCTCCCTCATCACAAAAGGTGTGATTAACATTCtgctgaaactatcatttgcTAATGGGAATTGGATCACATCACTGTGATATATACTCCTGaaaccaacaaattaaatataatcaatCAATGGCTAGTAAATAAACACATTGTGTAACAAATATAATAAGTAGGAGTTAGTTAGTGTAAGGCTTACAAAATGTCTTGTTTTGTGGTGGATCCAACACATTTGAGATGGACAAAGTATCTGCAATCATTACAGAAATAGAGCCAACATGCGATGTTAAAATCTTTATCACAAACATCACACTTGTATTGGTATTCGCGATGTTTCATTGGGAAACAAAAGGCTAGAGAAAGccggtggtggtggtgttgGTGGCGATCTTGTGGGAGAGTGATCGGCAAAGAAGCACAAGTCGCGTGCACCCAGTATTCGCACGTGTTGCACACATACGCGTGGTCCACATCTTGATCAGTGCCACAACCATCACACATAAATTGGAAAGGTTGCTTCCTCATCAGTGTCAACGGATGGCTGTGACTCGGGTGTTGCAGCTCTACTCTCTCCTTAAACAACCCTGGATTTATGCATTCTACATTAATGTTGAAATAACAACTATCACACCTGTACCCTACATTGCTACTCATTCGGAAATTACAAAGATTACAACTTTCGTTTCGCATACCGCGATAATTAGTGAGCTTAAGAGGATGCATAGGGTGGGAGGGATGTGAAAGTGTTACAGGTAACTCTGCACATCGTTTATGAAGGATAACTCGACTATAACTAGGAAGATTTATACACTGATGTTGCTTGCATGCATATGCTAACTCCGAGTtacttacaatttttttacacACGTAACAGTATATAGTCTCCCTATCATAATGTTGGGTGAGAAATAAAGGATGTTTATgcaagaaataattaatagacATCTCCATGATTAAATTCCAATGTAAAATAACAAGAGCAAACTGCAAACATGCATATGTACAAGCCAAATAGTCGTGACTTGTGAATTTGTGTGCATCAATTAATATtggataaaataatttaaaaaaatgacaaaaataacatcGAGAGCGATATatgtggtagtaattgaataaacaTATGGGTGAATAATATAGGGCATGAGCACTACAATATATACAATGAAAAAGTATATATACGGTAGATTGACATGAAGGCAAAGAATAAATCTTACACTTCAACTACTAACATTTTGTGGGTCCTCTAATGACTTTTATGTATTCCCCCATCCCTCTTTGAACTTTTTTGAACACAATACCTTCAAACCaataataattgaagaatagaatttttagtttatatataaaaaagaaggaTAATTACAacgattttaaaattactgCACCAAAATgcattttaacaatttttgaaattatataaatgaaagatgtgtgtgtgtgtgtaaattaatttagaattatgAGACTCGTGTTGGGTTACTTAAAGAATGAATATGGTATGCCAATTTGTCACGAGTTAGAACTAGCTAGTATATATCCATGCTGCATGCGTctatattacaaaaaaaatgtgcttggaTTGATAGCAAAGCAAATAATATTACCTTTTTTTGTTAAAGAAAGTAGAAATATATTCTATCAAGTAACCTTATACACATATCGTGGTAATCTTAACGTTGATTAAGAATAAAACACAGCTCAATTTCAAAACTATTCTTTTTAATAAGTAATGCTTTGGGTTTGTTACACATGAAAACGCAAATGCATGCCCACTTTAATCTTTGTAATTTAATGCATGggtttattttgtttacacgtgataatataattttacaacGGAAATAGGGCAACGATAATAATGACCTAACCCTAATCTTGCGGCTactatgtactccctccatccgcgaattggagtcccgttttttcattttagtccgatCGCGAATAGGAGCcacggttcacttttaccataaatggtaacaGGTTCACATCTTCCACTAacacatttcactcacatttcatttaaaactaatatatacaagtgggacccctattccactaacttttttgcACCCACTTTTCCACACAAAGAgtgagactcctaatgacaGACGGACGGAGTATCAAATTCTATTAGGATTGGAAATTGTAGATTGTGAAGTAGCGGGGCTCGATTAGATTATAAGTATATCGCAATCAAGTGTGTATTAATCCCTTTAAATTATACTTCTTccatcccactttaggagtcctagtcacttttctgcactcattttgtaaaaatgataataaatagttaaaatggagaaattgtaaagtaagagatagtaTGAATGTAtgatgtagagaagagtcttatctatattattctctcttttactttaccatttctctactttaactatttatcactcccttcgtcccataataaatatcacactttcatttttagtttatcccataaaagatgtcacatttcctttttaagaaaaaactctctctcacattaatataaatattactattttctctctccacctaacacacaaaacaacatctcctaaaatcttgtgtcattTTCCATGTGTACCGCCTAttacggacggagggagtatcatttttataaaatgagtgcagaaaagtgactgagactcctaaagtggaacAGAGGAAATACATGTTTTATGCAATTCATTGGTAGATTGTATATGATCTGAATATGTGTTACTATAAGATATGGGTGTTTTACGTATTTGACATGTGGTTTCTTTGCTTTAGTTTCGTTGTTTTTTTACTCTCTCACtcttataaaaatagagaatttATGATcaacacgaattttaatactcttaaaaatttggtaaaatatttaaaatagaaaaaaaaaagtgattggagTATTGTTAGAGGAGAATAGTGTTCGccttattatatataaagaaaaaccTAACAAAGTTTAATGGAAGTCGgctaattaaaatgacaaaagtgggctacaaatggagtataaaactactccctccgtccaactaagagtcctatttttctatttccgtccGTCTCATACTAAgagtcttatttcacttttagcataaatggtaagtagactTCACGttctactaatttatttccctcacattttattataaaactaatatatataagtggggggtcctattctaatgcttatagcaccctaatccaaaatcaagactaaatctccacccttggattttaaaatgagtggatgagatcaaagctcacaaatctcaataaatagtagacaaaatatcaacaaaagggtaatatcgttattatgttatcatatgataattttcgtgagtgtttgtttatatcaatattgtgtattacaaatatcaacaatatgacattagaatatcaacacaatgacaagaaaatatcaacacataatatcgttattatgttatcatatgataattttcgtgagtgtttgtttatatcaatattgtgtattacaaatatcaacaatatgacattagaatatcaacacaatgacaagaaaatatcaacacatttttattgagattggacatgcataatattgagattttgcctacaatatattgagattttttgttgcatttgttgataaaagctgcttatcaacatgtacgaaaattgaaatataatttatcaaatttcatcacccgaacatcgtcggaatatatgcaattgagatctcgttggaatccttattaaattatctttaatttgatatattttttgcgaaaaaataatttaaattgagagagttacgtaaatttaaagatttgagatgattttgaggagagagaaagtagttagttataattactacatataggatttgacattaatacccttttaatttattaataattatttaaatttaaaatatattaccttgacattatatcaaccacaagatcttctaatctaatagttaaaaattggt
This window contains:
- the LOC125204942 gene encoding uncharacterized protein LOC125204942, which encodes MEMSINYFLHKHPLFLTQHYDRETIYCYVCKKIVSNSELAYACKQHQCINLPSYSRVILHKRCAELPVTLSHPSHPMHPLKLTNYRGMRNESCNLCNFRMSSNVGYRCDSCYFNINVECINPGLFKERVELQHPSHSHPLTLMRKQPFQFMCDGCGTDQDVDHAYVCNTCEYWVHATCASLPITLPQDRHQHHHHRLSLAFCFPMKHREYQYKCDVCDKDFNIACWLYFCNDCRYFVHLKCVGSTTKQDILSIYHSDVIQFPLANDSFSRMLITPFVMREKGIAILNVNDMPTTIKMAETTASYSYLFNYHKHPLSLVSDDDDEGKGKALEEDEDEDEEVKICDVCVTPISSPPYYQCSDCEYFIHSICYLLPKKISSSTCQYGECPKTDGKNHKFAMYTSSKEMDETCSYICCDLCRHPTNGMVYICEECGMIMDVKCASLPSAITYATHPQHKLLMGRIGYTQSRSSTSVIIVQSIPPSQTILDIDAAKMVASLHCT